From Vanessa cardui chromosome 29, ilVanCard2.1, whole genome shotgun sequence, a single genomic window includes:
- the LOC124541902 gene encoding extracellular serine/threonine protein kinase four-jointed: MASFDTDVENRKRSTECETDRLPTLKQIQQDYTDKTNIDNKLKITPLSINYKMRKPYILYNNFRYKEDLSRRVIKREYGFYNYCFISVCLSFILGLVIGVAIVGSPQTRVITSNISPKKIVKLNTTREGYSRSLNSLKHSESLKLEDNFIIPEKQKSIDSFSTVSFTGSVDPHKHKIDVYPKGLTEDMKDILKDNKVFQHKLSITNVVDTNVHVPNTDTVLYDNIFWGPEVENSMPQGYGENSAEIWESYVDQSEVTKMEPGCGRMQNRLITFKDGIQACVRYRQNTDQIQGEIFSFYVARLLNLTNLAPSVIKVVDLKDKLWQSVANDIASAQWNTNRAVVLTQYIPSLESATIPEIFKPSTRHLNKNDVFKMAQKENDTVETNKQILLDKLRMKSKAKPEIMNNFDYIDAKLNKKTRDLFVELAQWSDLIIFDYLTANLDRIVNNLFNYQWNINIMDGPAHNLARKIDSGLLLFLDNESGLLHGYRLLKKYNVYHSLMLDNLCVFRKRTVDSLRSLHDSSIGAKLSDIFHRKNNAVIRDILPPLPEKNAKVLHDRIGKVLSQIDKCAQTFSNR; encoded by the coding sequence ATGGCGTCTTTCGACACAGATGTTGAAAACAGAAAGAGGAGTACAGAATGTGAAACAGACAGACTACCTACATTAAAACAGATAcaacaagattatacagataaaacaaacatagataataaattaaaaataactcccCTCAGTATTAACTACAAAATGAGGAAACCGtatattctttacaataattttcgTTACAAAGAAGATTTATCAAGAAGAGTTATTAAAAGGGAATATGGGttttataactattgttttataaGTGTCTGTCTCAGTTTCATACTAGGATTAGTAATCGGCGTTGCGATCGTCGGATCACCCCAAACAAGAGTGATCACATCCAATATTAGTCCTAAGAAAATAGTGAAATTGAACACAACCAGAGAAGGTTATTCTAGAAGTTTGAATTCGCTTAAACATTCTGAAAGTTTAAAATTAGAAGACAACTTTATCATCCCTGAAAAACAAAAGAGTATCGACAGTTTTTCAACTGTTTCCTTCACTGGATCTGTGGACCCACACAAACATAAAATAGACGTTTACCCCAAAGGTCTTACAGAGGATATGAAGGATATTCTCAAAGATAATAAGGTATTCCAACACAAACTATCCATAACAAACGTAGTTGATACAAACGTACACGTACCTAATACTGATACAGTTCTGTACGATAACATATTCTGGGGCCCGGAAGTGGAAAACTCAATGCCACAAGGTTACGGCGAAAATTCCGCTGAAATCTGGGAGAGTTACGTCGATCAGAGCGAAGTGACGAAGATGGAGCCCGGATGCGGAAGGATGCAGAATCGCTTGATCACATTCAAAGATGGAATCCAAGCTTGTGTGCGATACAGACAAAACACAGATCAGATACAGGGTGAAATATTCAGCTTCTATGTCGCTAGACTCTTGAACCTGACAAATCTAGCACCGTCTGTCATTAAAGTTGTCGATTTGAAAGATAAACTTTGGCAAAGCGTCGCTAACGACATCGCTTCAGCACAATGGAACACAAACAGGGCAGTTGTTCTAACTCAATATATACCGAGCTTAGAATCAGCTACGATACCGGAGATTTTCAAGCCATCAACTCGTCATTTGAATAAGAATGATGTGTTCAAAATGGCACAGAAAGAAAATGATACTGTTGAAACTAACAAACAAATACTTTTGGACAAACTAAGAATGAAAAGCAAAGCGAAGCCAGAAATTATGAACAACTTTGATTATATAGATGCTAAGCTCAATAAGAAAACAAGAGATCTATTCGTTGAACTAGCCCAATGGTCAGATCTCATTATATTTGACTATCTAACAGCTAATTTAGATCggattgtaaataatttattcaattatcaaTGGAATATAAACATAATGGACGGTCCTGCGCACAATTTGGCCAGGAAAATAGACAGTGGGTTACTTTTGTTTCTGGATAATGAATCCGGACTACTCCACGGCTATCGGCTTTTGAAGAAGTACAATGTGTATCATAGTTTGATGCTGGATAATTTGTGTGTGTTTAGGAAGAGGACTGTTGACTCGTTGAGGAGTTTACACGATAGTTCGATCGGTGCGAAACTTAGTGATATATTTCATAGGAAGAACAATGCTGTTATTAGAGATATTCTGCCGCCATTGCCGGAGAAGAACGCGAAAGTTCTGCACGATAGAATAGGCAAAGTTTTAAGTCAAATCGACAAGTGTGCACAGACTTTTTCTAAtagataa